A single Streptomyces sannanensis DNA region contains:
- a CDS encoding DNA translocase FtsK: MASRTSGKGSQSTAGTAKPRAGRTAGAAPSPAKKPAAKKTAPAKKTPAKKAPAKKAAAKPAPKPAPSPTGGVYRLARALWLGLAHAVGAVFRGVGRGAKGLDPAHRKDGLALLLLGLALIVAAGTWSNLRGPVGDLVEMLVTGAFGRLDLLAPILLAGIGVRLILHPEKPEANGRIVIGLSALVIGVLGQVHIACGAPGRDEGSTAMQDAGGLIGWAASQPLIFLMGEVLAVPLLLLLTVFGLLVVTATPVNAIPQRLRHLGSRLGLVASPSQDADDDEWRRPAGEYGTEAAKEEARGRRRRPRGLSAQPVPDRLPDAVDMAAAAAADLDGAVLNGLPASPLVAGLTQGITPEREHEQTTAPTPVPLPTARDAGKRHEPAVSVPDLTKSVPEAPEGLPPRAEQLQLSGDITYALPSLDLLQRGGPGKTRSAANDAVVASLTNVFSEFKVDARVTGFTRGPTVTRYEVELGPAVKVERITALTKNIAYAVASPDVRIISPIPGKSAVGIEIPNTDREMVNLGDVLRLADAAEDDHPMLVAFGKDVEGGYVMGNLAKMPHMLVAGATGSGKSSCINCLITSVMVRATPEDVRMVLVDPKRVELTAYEGIPHLITPIITNPKRAAEALQWVVREMDLRYDDLAAFGYRHIDDFNEAVRNGKVKPPEGSERELSPYPYLLVIVDELADLMMVAPRDVEDAIVRITQLARAAGIHLVLATQRPSVDVVTGLIKANVPSRLAFATSSLADSRVILDQPGAEKLIGKGDGLFLPMGANKPTRLQGAFVTEDEVAAVVRHCKDQMAPVFREDVVVGSSKKKEIDEDIGDDLDLLCQAAELVVSTQFGSTSMLQRKLRVGFAKAGRLMDLMESRGIVGPSEGSKARDVLVKPDDLDGVLALIRGESHP, from the coding sequence ATGGCCTCACGTACGTCCGGCAAGGGTTCCCAGAGTACGGCGGGCACCGCGAAGCCGCGCGCCGGCCGTACAGCGGGGGCGGCACCGTCCCCTGCGAAGAAGCCCGCCGCGAAGAAGACCGCGCCCGCGAAGAAGACACCCGCCAAGAAGGCGCCCGCGAAAAAGGCTGCGGCGAAACCCGCGCCCAAACCGGCGCCGTCCCCCACCGGGGGCGTGTACCGGCTGGCGCGCGCCCTCTGGCTGGGCCTCGCACACGCCGTGGGCGCCGTGTTCCGCGGTGTGGGGCGCGGCGCGAAGGGCCTCGACCCGGCGCACCGCAAGGACGGCCTCGCACTGCTGCTGCTCGGCCTCGCCCTGATCGTCGCCGCGGGCACCTGGTCGAATCTGCGCGGACCGGTCGGCGATCTCGTCGAGATGCTCGTGACCGGAGCCTTCGGCCGGCTCGACCTGTTGGCGCCGATCCTGCTCGCCGGTATCGGAGTGCGGCTGATCCTCCATCCGGAGAAGCCCGAGGCCAACGGCCGTATCGTCATCGGACTCTCCGCCCTCGTCATCGGCGTGCTCGGGCAGGTCCACATCGCCTGCGGCGCACCCGGACGCGACGAGGGCAGCACGGCCATGCAGGACGCGGGCGGGCTCATCGGCTGGGCGGCCTCCCAACCGCTGATCTTTCTGATGGGCGAGGTCCTGGCCGTCCCCCTGTTGCTGCTGCTCACCGTCTTCGGGCTGCTCGTCGTCACGGCGACCCCGGTCAACGCCATCCCGCAGCGGCTGCGGCACCTCGGCAGCAGGCTGGGGCTCGTCGCCTCCCCGTCGCAGGACGCGGACGACGACGAATGGCGGCGTCCTGCCGGGGAGTACGGAACGGAGGCTGCCAAGGAGGAGGCGCGCGGCCGGCGCCGGCGCCCGCGCGGCCTGTCCGCGCAGCCGGTGCCCGACCGCCTCCCGGACGCCGTGGACATGGCCGCGGCCGCCGCCGCGGACCTCGACGGGGCCGTACTGAACGGATTGCCTGCGTCCCCGCTCGTCGCCGGGCTGACCCAGGGCATCACGCCGGAACGCGAGCATGAGCAGACGACGGCGCCGACTCCGGTGCCGCTGCCCACGGCGCGCGATGCCGGGAAGCGCCACGAGCCCGCCGTCTCCGTGCCCGACCTCACCAAGTCCGTGCCCGAGGCGCCCGAGGGGCTGCCGCCGCGCGCCGAGCAGCTCCAGCTCTCCGGGGACATCACCTACGCCCTGCCGTCGCTCGACCTGCTGCAACGGGGCGGCCCCGGCAAGACCCGCAGTGCCGCCAACGACGCCGTCGTGGCCTCACTGACCAATGTCTTCTCGGAGTTCAAGGTCGATGCGCGGGTCACCGGCTTCACCCGCGGCCCGACGGTCACCCGGTACGAGGTGGAGCTCGGCCCCGCCGTCAAGGTCGAGCGGATCACCGCGCTGACCAAGAACATCGCGTACGCCGTGGCCAGTCCGGACGTACGGATCATCTCCCCGATCCCTGGCAAGTCGGCGGTCGGCATCGAGATTCCCAACACCGACCGCGAAATGGTCAACCTCGGCGATGTGCTGCGCCTCGCGGACGCGGCCGAGGACGACCACCCCATGCTGGTGGCCTTCGGCAAGGACGTCGAGGGCGGCTATGTGATGGGCAACCTCGCGAAGATGCCGCACATGCTGGTCGCGGGCGCGACCGGTTCCGGAAAGTCGTCCTGCATCAACTGCCTGATCACCTCGGTCATGGTGCGCGCGACTCCGGAGGACGTCCGGATGGTGCTCGTCGACCCCAAGCGGGTGGAGCTCACCGCCTACGAGGGCATCCCGCACCTGATCACGCCGATCATCACCAACCCCAAGCGGGCCGCCGAGGCCCTCCAGTGGGTCGTACGCGAGATGGACCTGCGCTACGACGATCTCGCCGCCTTCGGCTACCGTCACATCGACGACTTCAACGAGGCCGTACGCAACGGCAAGGTCAAACCGCCGGAGGGCAGCGAGCGCGAACTCAGCCCGTACCCGTACCTACTGGTGATCGTCGACGAGCTGGCCGATCTGATGATGGTCGCACCACGTGACGTCGAGGACGCGATCGTCCGCATCACCCAGTTGGCCCGTGCCGCCGGCATCCATCTGGTGCTCGCGACCCAGCGGCCCAGTGTCGACGTCGTCACCGGTCTGATCAAGGCGAATGTGCCGTCCCGGTTGGCCTTCGCCACCTCCTCGCTCGCCGACAGCCGGGTCATCCTGGACCAGCCCGGCGCCGAGAAGCTGATCGGCAAGGGCGACGGGCTCTTCCTCCCGATGGGCGCGAACAAGCCGACCCGACTCCAGGGCGCCTTCGTGACCGAGGACGAAGTCGCGGCGGTCGTCCGGCACTGCAAGGATCAGATGGCGCCCGTCTTCCGTGAGGACGTGGTGGTCGGCTCGTCGAAGAAGAAGGAGATCGACGAGGACATCGGCGACGACCTCGACCTGCTCTGCCAGGCGGCGGAGCTGGTGGTCTCCACACAGTTCGGGTCGACCTCGATGCTGCAGCGCAAGCTGCGCGTCGGGTTCGCCAAGGCCGGACGGCTGATGGACCTGATGGAGTCCCGCGGGATCGTCGGCCCGAGCGAAGGCTCCAAGGCCCGCGATGTACTGGTGAAACCGGACGATCTCGACGGAGTGCTCGCACTGATACGCGGGGAGTCTCACCCCTGA
- a CDS encoding helix-turn-helix domain-containing protein: MSIGSNSPEDDQPSISDDNRPSIGRVLQQARVRAGLTVEEVSSSTRVRVPIVQAIEEDDFTRCGGDVYARGHIRTFARAVGIDPDPLVAQYDAAHGGRPAPTPAAPRFEAERIRPDPRRPNWTAAMVAAIVAVVGFVGFTLFNGNDDRGGSTSVAEGPTPGPSKKPAAKPTRIANPKPESSESAIAAVPQDKVTVKLTAIDDKSWISAKSFNGRLLFDGLLEKGQSKTFTDDDRIDLVLGNAGAIELFVNGKKVENEFKPGQVERLSYTKGDPEAG, translated from the coding sequence GTGTCCATCGGCAGCAACTCCCCCGAAGACGACCAGCCTTCGATCAGCGACGACAACAGGCCCTCGATCGGTCGTGTCCTCCAGCAGGCGCGCGTCCGCGCCGGCCTGACGGTCGAAGAAGTCAGTTCCTCCACGCGGGTGCGCGTCCCCATCGTGCAGGCGATCGAGGAGGACGACTTCACACGGTGCGGCGGTGATGTGTACGCACGCGGACACATCCGCACTTTCGCCCGTGCCGTGGGGATCGACCCCGACCCGCTCGTCGCCCAGTACGACGCCGCACACGGCGGGCGCCCCGCGCCCACCCCCGCGGCGCCGCGCTTCGAGGCGGAACGGATCCGGCCCGACCCGCGCCGTCCGAACTGGACCGCGGCCATGGTCGCCGCGATCGTCGCGGTGGTCGGTTTCGTCGGCTTCACGCTGTTCAACGGCAACGACGACAGGGGCGGCAGCACGTCGGTCGCGGAAGGGCCGACGCCGGGCCCCAGCAAGAAGCCCGCCGCCAAGCCGACCAGGATCGCCAACCCCAAGCCCGAATCCTCGGAGAGCGCCATCGCGGCCGTCCCGCAGGACAAGGTCACGGTCAAGCTCACCGCGATCGACGACAAGAGCTGGATCTCCGCGAAGTCCTTCAACGGTCGGCTGCTCTTCGACGGCCTCCTGGAGAAGGGCCAGTCCAAGACCTTCACCGACGACGACCGGATCGATCTCGTCCTCGGCAACGCGGGGGCGATCGAGCTCTTCGTCAACGGCAAGAAGGTCGAGAACGAATTCAAGCCGGGGCAGGTCGAGCGCCTCTCCTACACCAAGGGCGACCCCGAGGCCGGGTGA
- the rimO gene encoding 30S ribosomal protein S12 methylthiotransferase RimO translates to MPERRTVALVTLGCARNEVDSEELAGRLAADGWELVEDAADADVAVVNTCGFVEAAKKDSVDALLEANDLKDQGRTQAVVAVGCMAERYGKELAEALPEADGVLGFDDYADISDRLQTILSGGIHASHTPRDRRKLLPITPAERQAATDVALPGHAQAAASAPADLPEGLAPASGPRAPLRRRLDNNPVASVKLASGCDRRCSFCAIPSFRGSFISRRPSDVLGETRWLAEQGVKEVMLVSENNTSYGKDLGDIRLLETLLPELAEVDGIERIRVSYLQPAEMRPGLIDVLTSTPKVMPYFDLSFQHSAPDVLRAMRRFGDTDRFLELLDTIRSKAPQAGVRSNFIVGFPGETEADLAELERFLTGARLDAIGVFGYSDEEGTEAATYEHKLDQDVVAERLAHISRLAEELTSQRAEERIGETVEVLVESVDDEDGAVGRAAHQAPETDGQVTFTSAEGLSVGRIVEAKVVGSEGVDLVAESFASLGGDPKTPGVEEAGR, encoded by the coding sequence ATGCCCGAACGCCGTACCGTCGCCCTTGTCACTCTTGGCTGCGCCCGTAACGAGGTGGACTCGGAGGAGCTTGCCGGCCGCTTGGCGGCGGACGGATGGGAGCTCGTCGAGGACGCCGCGGACGCGGATGTCGCCGTCGTCAACACCTGCGGCTTCGTCGAGGCCGCCAAGAAGGACTCCGTCGACGCCTTGCTCGAAGCCAACGACCTCAAGGACCAGGGCCGCACCCAGGCCGTCGTCGCCGTCGGCTGCATGGCCGAGCGGTACGGCAAGGAGCTCGCAGAGGCGCTGCCCGAGGCCGACGGCGTGCTCGGTTTCGACGACTACGCCGACATCTCCGACCGCCTCCAGACCATCCTGAGCGGCGGCATCCACGCCTCGCACACCCCGCGCGACCGGCGGAAGCTGCTCCCGATCACGCCCGCCGAGCGGCAGGCCGCCACCGATGTGGCCCTGCCCGGGCACGCGCAGGCCGCCGCGAGCGCCCCTGCGGACCTCCCCGAGGGTCTGGCCCCGGCATCCGGGCCGCGCGCGCCGCTGCGCAGGCGGCTCGACAACAACCCCGTTGCCTCGGTGAAGCTGGCCTCCGGCTGCGACCGGCGCTGCTCGTTCTGCGCCATTCCGTCCTTCCGCGGCTCCTTCATCTCGCGGCGCCCCTCTGACGTGCTGGGCGAGACGCGCTGGCTTGCCGAGCAGGGCGTCAAGGAGGTCATGCTGGTCTCCGAGAACAACACCTCCTACGGCAAGGACCTCGGCGACATCCGGCTGCTCGAGACGCTGCTGCCCGAGCTGGCCGAGGTCGACGGGATCGAACGGATCCGGGTCAGCTACCTGCAGCCGGCCGAGATGCGGCCCGGACTGATCGACGTCCTGACCTCGACGCCCAAGGTCATGCCGTACTTCGACCTGTCCTTCCAGCACTCCGCGCCGGACGTGCTGCGCGCCATGCGGCGCTTCGGTGACACGGACCGCTTCCTGGAACTGCTGGACACGATCCGCTCCAAGGCCCCGCAGGCCGGTGTCCGGTCCAACTTCATCGTCGGCTTCCCCGGCGAGACCGAGGCCGACCTGGCGGAGCTGGAACGCTTCCTCACCGGCGCCCGTCTCGACGCCATCGGCGTCTTCGGATACTCCGACGAGGAGGGCACCGAGGCGGCGACGTACGAGCACAAGCTCGACCAGGACGTGGTGGCCGAGCGGCTCGCGCACATCTCACGGCTCGCCGAGGAGCTCACCTCGCAGCGTGCGGAGGAGCGGATCGGCGAGACCGTCGAGGTGCTCGTCGAGTCCGTGGACGACGAGGACGGCGCGGTGGGCCGGGCGGCGCACCAGGCGCCCGAGACGGACGGCCAGGTGACCTTCACGTCGGCCGAGGGTCTCTCCGTCGGCCGTATCGTCGAGGCGAAGGTGGTCGGCAGCGAGGGCGTGGACCTCGTGGCGGAGTCCTTCGCATCTCTGGGGGGCGATCCCAAGACCCCCGGCGTCGAGGAGGCGGGCAGATGA
- the pgsA gene encoding CDP-diacylglycerol--glycerol-3-phosphate 3-phosphatidyltransferase, translated as MTGVPASATGGSGRPVPGGKLGAAAVDQASLWNIANILTMVRLLLVPGFVVLMLMDGGYDPVWRAWAWAAFAVAMITDVFDGHLARTYNLVTDFGKIADPIADKAIMGAALICLSYLGDLPWWVTAVILGRELGVTLLRFVVIRYGVIPASRGGKMKTLAQGTAVGMYILALTGGLATMRFWVMAVAVVLTVVTGLDYVRQAIVLRRRGLAAQRSSAAVEESAR; from the coding sequence ATGACAGGAGTCCCGGCATCCGCGACGGGCGGTTCCGGCAGGCCGGTGCCCGGCGGCAAGCTGGGCGCTGCGGCCGTCGACCAGGCCAGCCTGTGGAACATCGCCAACATCCTCACGATGGTGCGCCTGCTGCTCGTCCCCGGTTTCGTCGTGCTGATGCTGATGGACGGCGGCTACGACCCGGTCTGGCGGGCCTGGGCATGGGCGGCGTTCGCCGTCGCCATGATCACCGATGTCTTCGACGGCCATCTGGCCCGTACGTACAACCTGGTCACCGACTTCGGGAAGATCGCGGACCCGATCGCCGACAAAGCGATCATGGGGGCGGCACTGATCTGCCTCTCCTACCTGGGAGACCTGCCGTGGTGGGTCACGGCGGTGATTCTCGGGCGTGAGCTCGGGGTCACGCTGCTCCGGTTCGTGGTGATCCGGTACGGGGTCATTCCGGCCAGCCGGGGCGGCAAGATGAAGACGCTCGCACAGGGCACGGCGGTCGGGATGTACATCCTCGCGCTGACCGGTGGGCTGGCCACGATGCGCTTCTGGGTGATGGCCGTGGCCGTGGTGCTGACCGTGGTGACCGGCCTCGACTATGTGCGGCAGGCGATCGTGCTGAGGCGCAGGGGACTGGCGGCACAGCGCTCCTCGGCGGCGGTGGAGGAGTCCGCGCGGTGA
- a CDS encoding CinA family protein: MNEAARVLRLLTECGETLAVAESLTGGLVAAELTSVPGASKAFRGAVTAYATELKRDVLGVDGTLLAQRGAVDPEVAQQMAAGVRRVLGAVWGIATTGVAGPDPQDGQPVGTVYIAVAGPHGTGKTVGLRLNGGRAEIRIESVRRVLELLSSELGEYARAQDTERNGGT, from the coding sequence GTGAACGAGGCGGCCCGGGTGCTCCGACTGCTCACGGAGTGTGGCGAGACTCTGGCCGTCGCCGAGTCGCTGACGGGCGGCCTGGTGGCTGCCGAGCTGACCTCCGTACCCGGGGCTTCCAAGGCTTTCCGCGGAGCCGTCACGGCGTACGCCACCGAGCTGAAGCGGGATGTGCTGGGGGTCGACGGGACCCTTCTGGCGCAGCGCGGTGCGGTCGATCCCGAGGTCGCGCAGCAGATGGCGGCGGGGGTGCGGCGTGTACTCGGAGCCGTCTGGGGGATCGCGACCACCGGAGTCGCCGGGCCCGACCCGCAGGACGGACAGCCGGTCGGGACCGTGTACATCGCCGTTGCGGGCCCGCACGGGACGGGAAAAACGGTCGGATTGCGGTTGAACGGCGGACGCGCGGAAATCCGTATCGAGAGTGTACGGAGAGTACTCGAGTTGCTCTCCAGTGAACTCGGTGAATATGCGCGGGCACAGGATACGGAACGGAACGGGGGGACTTGA
- a CDS encoding helix-turn-helix transcriptional regulator, which yields MILLRRLLGDVLRRQRQRQGRTLREVSSSARVSLGYLSEVERGQKEASSELLSAICDALDVRMSELMREVSDELALAELAESAAASEPVRAPVRPMLNSVSVTSVAGVPTERVTIKAPAEAVDVVAA from the coding sequence ATGATTCTGCTCCGTCGCCTGCTGGGTGACGTGCTGCGTCGGCAGCGCCAGCGCCAGGGCCGTACTCTGCGCGAAGTCTCCTCGTCCGCCCGAGTCTCACTCGGCTATCTCTCCGAGGTGGAGCGGGGGCAGAAGGAGGCTTCCTCCGAACTGCTCTCCGCGATTTGCGACGCGCTTGACGTACGGATGTCCGAGCTCATGCGTGAAGTGAGCGACGAACTGGCACTCGCCGAGCTGGCCGAGTCTGCAGCGGCAAGCGAGCCGGTGCGTGCGCCGGTGCGTCCGATGCTGAATTCGGTTTCCGTGACGTCGGTGGCAGGAGTGCCGACGGAGCGGGTGACGATCAAGGCGCCTGCGGAAGCAGTGGACGTCGTCGCCGCCTGA